A stretch of Coccidioides posadasii str. Silveira chromosome 2, complete sequence DNA encodes these proteins:
- a CDS encoding uncharacterized protein (EggNog:ENOG410PGIP~COG:I~TransMembrane:1 (i151-175o)) has protein sequence MSGDNQQPPLWVSPDVGKHPIDDYRRHVNKKFGLSLENSHHLHQWSVTKPHDFWIDLYKYVGIVPQLPPHITRAYDDSVKLSDVPRFFEGVELNYTENVLEGKDPDAIALIGLREFDFLHGENVTWRELRERVRRVRSALIRNGVKEGDRVAAIVSTSVWAIVILLASASMGAIFSSISPDMGEAGCVTRLQQIEPAILFADSDMSYKGKTTSLDKKITSVVKKLPQTMKVFIIPITSQGTTSFPLVNEFLAKARSSDHLEYKRVPFSYPVYILYSSGTTGQPKCLVHQHGVVIQLKKVGLLHYSLGPKEVVFQYSSTSWVLFNIMNGHLSVGATVIAYDGSPLWPDATTMLKIIEKFRVTYFGTSPRYLLELEASKIVPRDEYDLSSLRLVTTTGATLTSDQFRWFYQAFPQIHLSSVAGGTDIVTSWISCDPSSPVYAGEMQMIALGMNVYVADANSGEDITRTGKSGELVCPTPFPSMPVFLWGDKNNKKYKSSYFERFDNICVWAQHDWISVNPATQGITMHGRSDGVLNPSGIRFGSSEIYNISEGPAFNSEIQDSLCVGRRRKQDKDEIVFLFVKMRSNQPFTTGLEQRLRSAIRTGLSPRHVPRFILEVPEIPVTINGKKVETPVKRIISGDQVQVSSTVANPTSLEFFEQFSKLEIQPRAKL, from the exons ATGTCAGGAGACAACCAACAACCTCCTCTCTGGGTTTCTCCCGACGTGGGTAAACATCCCATCGACGATTACCGCCGACATGTAAATAAGAAATTCGGGCTCAGCCTTGAAAATTCTCACCATCTCCACCAGTGGAGCGTCACGAAGCCCCATGACTTCTGGATTGATTTATACAAGTACGTCGGGATAGTGCCGCAGCTTCCACCGCATATCACCCGCGCATACGATGATTCCGTGAAACTCAGTGATGTTCCCCGATTCTTTGAAGGCGTGGAGCTTAACTACACGGAAAATGTGCTGGAAGGCAAAGACCCCGATGCCATTGCGCTTATTGGACTGAGAGAGTTCGACTTCTTGCACGGCGAAAATGTGACCTGGAGAGAGCTGAGAGAAAGAGTTAGACGGGTAAGGAGTGCGTTGATTCGAAACGGGGTGAAGGAGGGCGATCGGGTTGCTGCCATTGTGTCTACATCGGTTTGGGCGATTGTGATTTTGCTCGCGTCCGCGTCCATGGGGGCGATTTTCTCGTCGATATCGCCTGATATGGGTGAGGCG GGTTGCGTAACAAGACTCCAACAGATTGAACCTGCTATATTGTTCGCGGACAGTGACATGTCTTACAAGGGTAAGACCACATCTCTTGACAAAAAGATCACGTCCGTTGTGAAAAAGCTGCCCCAGACCATGAAGGTCTTCATCATTCCGATCACTAGTCAGGGCACCACTTCCTTCCCGCTGGTGAATGAATTCCTTGCGAAAGCTCGAAGCTCGGACCACCTAGAATACAAGCGTGTTCCGTTCTCATACCCTGTATACATCCTTTATTCAAGTGGAACAACAGGCCAGCCGAAATGTTTGGTGCATCAGCATGGTGTCGTTATCCAACTTAAGAAGGTTGGGTTGCTGCACTATTCTCTCGGACCAAAAGAAGTTGTATTTCAGTATTCAAGCACCTCATGGGTACTTTTTAACATCATGAATGGCCATCTCTCGGTTGGTGCAACAGTAATCGCTTATGATGGCTCCCCATTATGGCCTGACGCAACAACTATGCTCAAGATTATTGAGAAATTCAG GGTAACGTATTTTGGCACGTCTCCACGCTACCTTTTGGAGCTGGAGGCCTCAAAGATCGTTCCACGCGATGAATATGACCTCAGTTCTCTGCGATTAGTAACGACTACCGGAGCGACACTGACTTCGGATCAGTTCAGGTGGTTTTATCAAGCATTCCCCCAGATCCACCTAAGTAGTGTCGCTGGGGGAACAGATATTGTCACCTCAT GGATATCGTGTGACCCTTCAAGTCCAGTATACGCGGGAGAGATGCAGATGATCGCCCTTGGCATGAACGTATATGTTGCGGATGCCAATAGCGGAGAGGATATTACAAGA ACTGGGAAATCAGGAGAATTGGTCTGCCCGACTCCTTTCCCATCAATGCCCGTCTTCCTCTGGGGAgataagaataataagaaatacAAATCTTCATACTTTGAAAGATTTGATAACATTTGCGTCTGGGCCCAGCATGACTGGATCAGCGTGAACCCAGCCACCCAGGGTATAACAATGCACGGCAGAAG TGACGGCGTCCTAAATCCCTCGGGGATCCGTTTTGGCAGCTCCGAAATCTACAACATCTCTGAAGGGCCTGCATTCAACTCCGAGATTCAAGACTCCCTTTGTGTTGGTCGGCGCCGAAAACAAGACAAAGACGAAATTGTCTTCCTTTTCGTCAAAATGCGCTCCAATCAGCCTTTCACCACTGGCTTGGAGCAGCGCCTGCGTTCCGCGATACGAACGGGGTTATCACCGAGACATGTGCCGAGATTCATCCTTGAAGTGCCTGAGATTCCCGTGACGATTAATGGGAAGAAAGTTGAGACACCTGTGAAGAGGATAATAAGTGGGGACCAGGTGCAGGTAAGTTCAACAGTTGCAAATCCAACGTCGTTGGAATTTTTTGAGCAGTTTTCAAAGTTGGAAATCCAGCCAAGGGCAAAACTATAG
- a CDS encoding uncharacterized protein (EggNog:ENOG410PGIP~COG:I): protein MPEPRKSGAWTLVHSEEKLANLHGTSKEAFIHNTLLNSPAKMCARDYARACETHVLVEKIGLYEKSMRV, encoded by the exons ATGCCCGAACCACGAAAGTCTGGAGCTTGGACCCTCGTCCATAGTGAGGAGAAGTTAGCCAACCTGCATGGCACAAGCAAGGAGGCCTTCATCCATAACACGCTCTTGAACTCCCCAGCTAAGATGTGCGCGCGAGATTATGCACGTGCATGCGAGACACACG TTTTGGTTGAGAAAATTGGACTTTACGAGAAGTCAATGCGGGTGTGA